The Desulfococcus multivorans DNA window GAGTGCGATCTTGTCGAAGAGCTTCCCGCGGCCCGTATCGAAATTCGGGTGGGGTACGATATTGCTGAAGTAGACCTCGTTCACAATGGCCAGAACCGGAACCTCGAAAAGAATCGTATGCAACCAGGGCCCCTTGATCCCGAGTTTGAATTTGCCGTCCTCGCTTTTGACATGAATGTAGTCCCGCTGGAGATGAAACAGACGAAGAAACTGGATGAAATCCTTTTTCAGGAATCTCAGATCACCGAGATAATTCAGCTCTTCCGGAGTGAACCTGAGGGTGCAGAGGTGATCGATTTCGGCGGCGACGGTATCGACGACGGGCGACAAATCAATGCTGTCGTCCCGACAGTTGAACTCGTATTCGACTTCGGCCCACGGAAACTGGTGCAGCACACCCTGCATCATGGTAAGCTTATACAAATCGGTATCCAAAAGCGAGTTGATGATCACAGCCTGTCCTTTTCTGGAGGTATGACACTCATTTTTTTGATATTCATCCCTTATCCAGTTCATTACTCTTATTAAATTTTTAAGAAGTCAAACTGTTTTTGGTAAAAATAACCTCAATACCCGATCAAATCCCTTTGACATGCGCGGGGGTTGTGCGTAGAAAATGATAAAAGGGAAGGTTGAAGACTAACGACTGGAGGCTGGAGGCTGAAGACTGAAGGGGTGATCAACGCTCCGTTCCTCACACACGCACCCCTTCAGCCTTCAGCCTATAGCCTTCAGCCCAAAGAAAGGAAAAGCCATGAATCTCGAATGCATTGGATACGAAAAACGCAAGGGCGTCGGCATCATCACCCTGAACCGCCCCCAGGTTCTCAATGCCATGAATCGTCGTCTGTGGCTCGATTTTCAGACGGTACTGGCGGAGGCCGGTGCGGATCCCGATATTCGCGCCGTCGTGATTACCGGGGAGGGCAGGGCTTTTTCATCGGGGGCCGACCTTAAAGACAGTCGAAACCGCAGCCAAACGGACTATCGCGCCTATCTCGAGGAACTCCAACAGGCTTCCCGACGCCTCATCCGGTTCGATAAACCCGTCATCGCCGCCATCAACGGGTATGCCATCGGCTCGGGCTTCGAACTGGCCCTGGCCTGCGATATCCGCATTGCCGCTGAAAACGCCCGCATCGGGCTGCCGGAAGCCAAGGTCGCCTCTTCGGTGACCGGCGGCGCGCTCCGCCTTCTCCAGGATCTCGTCGGACCGGGAAAGGCCAGGGAGCTGCTCTTTACGGGTGACTTCATCGAGGGATCGGAAGCAGCGCGTATCGGGCTCGTCAACCTCGCCGTTCCCCTGGAGCAACTCATGGGAACGGCGCTCTCCATGGCCGAAAAGATCGCACAAAACGCCCCGCTTTCCATCAAAATGATCAAAAAGGGGCTTCACATGGCTCAAGGAGAGACAAGCATGGAGGCGCTGATGGATTTTGAAATCGAGGCCTGCCTGGCCTGCGTGTCCGCCGAGGAACGAAGGGTATCTCTCGATACCTTTGAGACCCGGAAAAAATAAGGACGCATCTCTCGGCTTTCGTGATGGAGGCTGAAGGCTGAAGAGGCATAAATACCCCGTTCGGCACAGATGCACCCCTTCAGCCTATAGCCTTCAGCCTTCAGCCTATGTAATGAAGACAATGCCCCCCGGCAGGGGGAGAGGGGATGGTCATGACGCTTGACAAAATCATGAACGCCGAGACCGTCGCGGTGATCGGTGCATCCAGAAACGAGACCAAACGCGGATATCAGGCTATCCGTACGCTTCTGGACGAGAAATACGAGGGAACTATTTTTCCGGTCAACCCAAAGGAACAGCGGATTATGGGCTTGAAATGCTATAAAAGCCTTCACGACATCGATGGCCCAGTTGATCTGGCGCTGATCACGACACCGGCCCGAAGCATCCCCGCCGTTCTCGAAGAGTGCGGTGAAAAAGGGGTTTCAGGCGCCGTTGTCATCGCCGGAGGCTTCGGAGAAACCGGTCTTCAGGGAAAGGTCCTGGAAAACGAGATTCTGGCGGTTGCCAACAGACACAACGTCCGACTGATCGGCCCCAACACCTCCGGCCTGATGAATCTGAAAAGGAACATGAATCTGGTGGGCCTCAGGGACGTCCCCCGGGGCAACATCGCACTGCTCTCCCAAAGCGGAAACATGGCCCTCACCATCATTACCGAAGCGAAGCTTCGCAGCCTCAAGGGGTTTTCCTATTACATAGGGGTGGGCAACGAAGCGGATGTCAAGTTCCATGAATATCTCGCTTTTTTTCAAGAGGATCCCGACACCCAGGCCATCCTGATGTATGTGGAAGGCATGAAGGACGGCCGAAAATTTCTACAGCAGGCCTATAAGACCAGCCGGACCAAGCCCATCATTCTGCTCAAAAGCGGCCGGTCCTCCACCGGCCGACGCTCCGCCGGATCGCATACCGGGGCTCTGGCCGGCATTTCGGAGGTGGCACGGACGGCGTTTCAACGCGCGGGAATCATCGTCATTGAAAACTCCGATGAGCTCTTTCCCTGCGCCGAAACCCTCTCTAGCCTCCCGCCGGTCCGCGGCAACAGGATCGCCATCCTGGCCGACGGGGGCGGGCATGCCGTCATCGCCGCCGACCTCCTCACCGATTTCGGCGTCAGGATTCCGGAGCTCTCTGAAAAAACCCAGAATCTGTTGAAACGGATCCTGCCGCCGGGGGCTTCGCTGAAAAACCCTGTTGACGTCGCCGGCGGCACCGATGCGGATCCGACAATATTCGCCCAATGTGCGAATATCATTCTTAAAGACCCTGCCGTGGGTGGTCTTCTGATTGTCGGCCTGTTCGGCGGATACGGCATTCGATTCGCCGAATCCCTCGCACTGAAAGAGGAGGACGCGGCGCATCAGATGGGAAAGATGGTCACAAAGCGCAACAAGCCCATTGTCCTGCACAGTCTCTACAATTCCGAAAAACCCCACTCGCTTCATCTGCTGCGGTATTACGGCATCACCGTCTATGATTCACTGGATGTCGCCTGTAAGTGCATCTCGGTCCTGGCCAGGCGCGGCAGCTATCTCAAGAGCTATCACGCCAAG harbors:
- a CDS encoding enoyl-CoA hydratase/isomerase family protein; the encoded protein is MNLECIGYEKRKGVGIITLNRPQVLNAMNRRLWLDFQTVLAEAGADPDIRAVVITGEGRAFSSGADLKDSRNRSQTDYRAYLEELQQASRRLIRFDKPVIAAINGYAIGSGFELALACDIRIAAENARIGLPEAKVASSVTGGALRLLQDLVGPGKARELLFTGDFIEGSEAARIGLVNLAVPLEQLMGTALSMAEKIAQNAPLSIKMIKKGLHMAQGETSMEALMDFEIEACLACVSAEERRVSLDTFETRKK
- a CDS encoding acetate--CoA ligase family protein; this encodes MTLDKIMNAETVAVIGASRNETKRGYQAIRTLLDEKYEGTIFPVNPKEQRIMGLKCYKSLHDIDGPVDLALITTPARSIPAVLEECGEKGVSGAVVIAGGFGETGLQGKVLENEILAVANRHNVRLIGPNTSGLMNLKRNMNLVGLRDVPRGNIALLSQSGNMALTIITEAKLRSLKGFSYYIGVGNEADVKFHEYLAFFQEDPDTQAILMYVEGMKDGRKFLQQAYKTSRTKPIILLKSGRSSTGRRSAGSHTGALAGISEVARTAFQRAGIIVIENSDELFPCAETLSSLPPVRGNRIAILADGGGHAVIAADLLTDFGVRIPELSEKTQNLLKRILPPGASLKNPVDVAGGTDADPTIFAQCANIILKDPAVGGLLIVGLFGGYGIRFAESLALKEEDAAHQMGKMVTKRNKPIVLHSLYNSEKPHSLHLLRYYGITVYDSLDVACKCISVLARRGSYLKSYHAKTNFVLNWGQKARSEGRRIISNARAEGRSVLLEHEAKHMLHLHGAPAFRDRLATTGAAAIDFAREVRGPVALKLVSPDILHKSDAGGVKLGLKTDDEVGTAFAEIIQNARNFNPDADVRGVLVSPMARSGVETIIGTKTDDQFGPVIMYGLGGILVEILKDVSFRVLPISPNSAKKMIEETKSAPILDGVRGRGPYDKAALRSVLLMCSEIIESYPDILEMDLNPVIVHERGVSIVDARIILKPAGETSYPEPS